The genomic segment TTGAAGGGCTTGAAGATTACAAAGGTGTATGGATTTTTGCAGAGCAGCGTGAGGGTGAAATCCAGTCAGTAGTTTATGAATTAATAGGTGCAGGCCAGAGGCTTGCAAAAGAGAGAGGATCTGAACTGAGTGCTGTTCTTTTCGGCAGTAATCTGAATGATTCTGTTCTGCTTGACCTGTTTCAGAGGGGTGCAGATAAGGTATACATTGCTGATGATCCTGTTTTGGAGCAGTTTAATGATGAAGCATATTCAAGGATACTTGTAAAACTGATTAATGAGCATAAACCGGAAATCGTTCTGGCAGGTGCAACCGCTCTCGGAAGAGCGCTTATACCGAGAGTTGCTGTTGAACTTAAAACAGGACTGACTGCAGATTGTACAGGGCTTGAAATTGATTCCGAAACCGGACATCTGCTTCAGACAAGGCCTGCATTCGGCGGAAATATAATGGCAACGATTTTATGCGAACATACAAGGCCTCAGATGGCAACTGTACGGCACAAGGTTATGCCTGAAGCAGCTCTTGATACATCGAAAACAATGGGTGAAGTAGTGAGAGTTGATGTTACTTCGCAGGATGCGGCAACTCGCACAAAAGTACTTGAAGTTGTGAAAGAGCTGGAAGACACAGTGAATATTGCAGAAGCTGATGTGATTGTATCGGGCGGAAGAGGCCTTAAGAGCCCTGAAAATTTTGAAATGTTAAAAGATTTGGCAAAGGTGCTTGGGGGTGCAGTAGGCGCTTCAAGGGCCGCTGTTGATGCGGGATGGATCAGTTATTCTCATCAAGTAGGACAGACAGGAAAGACTGTTAAGCCAAAGGTTTATATTGCAGTAGGGATATCAGGCGCAATTCAGCATCTGGTAGGAATGTCATCGGCAGATGTGATTATTGCAGTAAATAAAAATCCTGATGCCCCGATTTTTGAGGTTGCAGATTACGGTCTTGTTGGGGATCTTTTTGAGATAGTTCCTGAGCTTACAAAAAGATTTAAGGAGATTATGTAGTTTTAAACGTATAATTGTAATTATAAAAATTCCATGGTTTTTTCTGTTAGTATTGTTCGTTGCTGATAATAATTTAAATCAGTCAGCATATTGTCCTGAATAGAGGACAGTAAATTTTTTACTTGTCCTTTATTCAGGACGTTTCATGTTAGAGGTTCTAAAAAAATCTATTATA from the bacterium genome contains:
- a CDS encoding FAD-binding protein, encoding MPAIIVIEEKCIGCGACVKVCPYGAITMEDKLAEIDVAKCTLCGACVEVCPVDAIEITVKRTSVEGLEDYKGVWIFAEQREGEIQSVVYELIGAGQRLAKERGSELSAVLFGSNLNDSVLLDLFQRGADKVYIADDPVLEQFNDEAYSRILVKLINEHKPEIVLAGATALGRALIPRVAVELKTGLTADCTGLEIDSETGHLLQTRPAFGGNIMATILCEHTRPQMATVRHKVMPEAALDTSKTMGEVVRVDVTSQDAATRTKVLEVVKELEDTVNIAEADVIVSGGRGLKSPENFEMLKDLAKVLGGAVGASRAAVDAGWISYSHQVGQTGKTVKPKVYIAVGISGAIQHLVGMSSADVIIAVNKNPDAPIFEVADYGLVGDLFEIVPELTKRFKEIM